The following are encoded in a window of Mustela nigripes isolate SB6536 chromosome 1, MUSNIG.SB6536, whole genome shotgun sequence genomic DNA:
- the CPT1A gene encoding carnitine O-palmitoyltransferase 1, liver isoform isoform X2, giving the protein MAEAHQAVAFQFTVTPDGIDLRLSHEALKQIYLSGLHSWKKKFIRFKNGIITGVYPASPSSWLIVVVGVMSTMYVKVDPSLGIIAKINRTLDTTSCMSSQTKNVVSGLLFGTGLWVALIVTMRYSLKVLLSYHGWMFAQHGKMSRATKIWMSMVKIFSGRKPMLYSFQTSLPRLPVPAVKDTVSRYLESVKPLMKDSDFKRMTVLAEEFAVTLGPKLQWYLKLKSWWATNYVSDWWEEYIYLRGRGPLMVNSNYYAMDLLYILPTQIQAARAGNAIHAILLYRRRLDREEIKPILLLGSTVPLCSAQWERMFNTSRIPGEETDTIQHVRDSKHIVVFHKGRYFKVWLYHDGRLLKPREIEQQMQRILDDPSEPQPGEAKLAALTAGERVPWAKCRQAYFGRGKNKQSLDAVEKAAFFVTLDESEQGYRKEDPDASMDSYAKSLLHGKCSDRWFDKSFTFIVYKNGKMGMNAEHSWADAPIVAHLWEYVLATDCFQLGYAEDGHCKGDTNPNIPYPTRLQWDIPEECQEVIETSLNSASILANDVDFHSFPFHTFGKGLIKKCKTSPDAFVQLALQLAHYKDMGKFCLTYEASMTRLFREGRTETVRSCTMESCNFVLAMVDPTQTVEQRLKLFKIASEKHQHLYRLAMTGSGIDRHLFCLYVVSKYLAVESPFLKEVLSEPWRLSTSQTPQQQVELFDLEKNPEYVSSGGGFGPVADDGYGVSYILVGENLINFHISSKFSSPETDSHRFGKHLRRAMTDIIGLFGLGANSKK; this is encoded by the exons ATGGCAGAAGCCCACCAAGCCGTGGCCTTCCAGTTCACGGTCACCCCGGACGGGATCGACCTGCGGCTGAGCCACGAAGCCCTCAAGCAGATCTATCTGTCCGGACTGCATTCCTGGAAGAAGAAGTTCATCAGGTTCAAG AATGGCATCATCACTGGTGTGTACCCGGCGAGCCCCTCCAGCTGGCTTATCGTGGTGGTGGGGGTGATGTCAACCATGTATGTCAAGGTCGACCCCTCGCTGGGGATAATTGCAAAAATCAATCGGACCCTGGACACGAC CAGCTGCATGTCCAGCCAGACGAAGAACGTGGTCAGTGGCCTCCTCTTCGGCACGGGCCTGTGGGTGGCCCTCATCGTCACCATGCGCTACTCCCTCAAGGTGCTGCTGTCCTACCACGGCTGGATGTTCGCCCAGCACGGCAAGATGAGCCGGGCCACCAAGATCTGGATG agtatggTCAAGATCTTTTCGGGCCGAAAACCCATGTTGTACAGCTTCCAGACGTCGCTGCCACGCCTGCCGGTCCCAGCCGTCAAGGACACCGTGAGCAGG TATCTGGAGTCCGTGAAGCCTCTGATGAAGGATTCCGACTTCAAACGGATGACGGTTCTGGCAGAAGAATTTGCGGTCACCCTTGGGCCCAAACTGCAGTGGTACCTGAAGTTAAAATCCTGGTGGGCCACTAACTAC GTGAGCGACTGGTGGGAGGAGTACATCTACCTGCGAGGACGGGGGCCGCTGATGGTGAACAGCAACTACTATGCCATG GACTTGCTGTACATCCTGCCGACCCAGATCCAGGCCGCGAGAGCGGGCAACGCCATCCACGCCATCCTGCTCTACAGACGACGCCTGGACCGGGAGGAGATCAAGCCG ATCCTTCTGTTGGGATCCACGGTTCCGCTCTGCTCCGCTCAGTGGGAGCGAATGTTTAACACATCGCGGATCCCAGGCGAGGAGACGG ACACCATCCAGCACGTCCGGGACAGCAAGCACATCGTGGTGTTCCACAAAGGGCGCTACTTCAAGGTCTGGCTGTACCACGACGGCAGGCTGCTGAAGCCCCGGGAGATCGAGCAGCAGATGCAGCGCATTTTGGAcgacccctctgagcctcagccgGGGGAGGCCAAGCTGGCGGCCCTCACGGCTGGAGAAAG AGTACCCTGGGCCAAGTGTCGCCAGGCCTATTTTGGACGTGGGAAAAACAAACAGTCCCTCGATGCCGTGGAAAAGGCAGCGTTCTTCGTGACGCTCGACGAAAGCGAGCAGGGGTACAGGAAGGAAGACCCGGACGCGTCCATGGACAGCTACGCCAAGTCTCTCCTCCATGGCAAGTGCTCCGACAG GTGGTTCGATAAGTCTTTCACGTTCATTGTCTACAAGAACGGGAAGATGGGCATGAACGCCGAGCACTCCTGGGCCGATGCGCCCATTGTCGCGCACCTGTGGGAG TATGTCCTGGCCACGGACTGCTTTCAGCTGGGCTACGCAGAGGACGGGCACTGCAAGGGCGACACCAACCCGAACATTCCGTACCCCACCCGGCTGCAGTGGGACATCCCGGAGGAG TGTCAAGAGGTGATTGAGACTTCCCTGAACAGCGCCAGCATTCTGGCAAACGACGTGGATTTCCACTCGTTCCCGTTCCACACCTTTGGTAAAGGGTTGATCAAGAAATGCAAGACCAGCCCGGACGCCTTCGTCCAGCTCGCGCTGCAGCTGGCTCATTACAAG GACATGGGCAAATTCTGCCTCACATACGAGGCCTCCATGACCCGGCTCTTCCGAGAGGGGAGGACAGAGACCGTGCGTTCCTGTACCATGGAGTCATGCAACTTCGTGCTCGCCATGGTGGACCCCACCCAGACG GTTGAGCAGAGGCTCAAGTTGTTCAAGATCGCCTCCGAGAAGCACCAGCATCTGTACCGCCTGGCAATGACTGGCTCCGGGATCGACCGCCACCTCTTCTGTCTTTACGTGGTGTCCAAATACCTGGCCGTGGAGTCCCCTTTCCTGAAGGAG GTCTTATCTGAGCCGTGGAGGTTATCGACCAGCCAGACTCCGCAGCAGCAGGTGGAGCTGTTTGATTTGGAGAAGAACCCGGAGTACGTGTCCAGCGGAGGGGGCTTCGGGCCG GTCGCTGACGATGGTTATGGCGTGTCCTACATCCTCGTGGGAGAGAACCTCATCAATTTCCACATATCTTCCAAGTTCTCCAGCCCCGAGACC GACTCGCATCGCTTTGGGAAGCACCTGAGACGGGCGATGACGGACATCATCGGTTTGTTTGGGTTGGGCGCCAACTCCAAAAAGTAA
- the CPT1A gene encoding carnitine O-palmitoyltransferase 1, liver isoform isoform X1: MAEAHQAVAFQFTVTPDGIDLRLSHEALKQIYLSGLHSWKKKFIRFKNGIITGVYPASPSSWLIVVVGVMSTMYVKVDPSLGIIAKINRTLDTTCMSSQTKNVVSGLLFGTGLWVALIVTMRYSLKVLLSYHGWMFAQHGKMSRATKIWMSMVKIFSGRKPMLYSFQTSLPRLPVPAVKDTVSRYLESVKPLMKDSDFKRMTVLAEEFAVTLGPKLQWYLKLKSWWATNYVSDWWEEYIYLRGRGPLMVNSNYYAMDLLYILPTQIQAARAGNAIHAILLYRRRLDREEIKPILLLGSTVPLCSAQWERMFNTSRIPGEETDTIQHVRDSKHIVVFHKGRYFKVWLYHDGRLLKPREIEQQMQRILDDPSEPQPGEAKLAALTAGERVPWAKCRQAYFGRGKNKQSLDAVEKAAFFVTLDESEQGYRKEDPDASMDSYAKSLLHGKCSDRWFDKSFTFIVYKNGKMGMNAEHSWADAPIVAHLWEYVLATDCFQLGYAEDGHCKGDTNPNIPYPTRLQWDIPEECQEVIETSLNSASILANDVDFHSFPFHTFGKGLIKKCKTSPDAFVQLALQLAHYKDMGKFCLTYEASMTRLFREGRTETVRSCTMESCNFVLAMVDPTQTVEQRLKLFKIASEKHQHLYRLAMTGSGIDRHLFCLYVVSKYLAVESPFLKEVLSEPWRLSTSQTPQQQVELFDLEKNPEYVSSGGGFGPVADDGYGVSYILVGENLINFHISSKFSSPETDSHRFGKHLRRAMTDIIGLFGLGANSKK, from the exons ATGGCAGAAGCCCACCAAGCCGTGGCCTTCCAGTTCACGGTCACCCCGGACGGGATCGACCTGCGGCTGAGCCACGAAGCCCTCAAGCAGATCTATCTGTCCGGACTGCATTCCTGGAAGAAGAAGTTCATCAGGTTCAAG AATGGCATCATCACTGGTGTGTACCCGGCGAGCCCCTCCAGCTGGCTTATCGTGGTGGTGGGGGTGATGTCAACCATGTATGTCAAGGTCGACCCCTCGCTGGGGATAATTGCAAAAATCAATCGGACCCTGGACACGAC CTGCATGTCCAGCCAGACGAAGAACGTGGTCAGTGGCCTCCTCTTCGGCACGGGCCTGTGGGTGGCCCTCATCGTCACCATGCGCTACTCCCTCAAGGTGCTGCTGTCCTACCACGGCTGGATGTTCGCCCAGCACGGCAAGATGAGCCGGGCCACCAAGATCTGGATG agtatggTCAAGATCTTTTCGGGCCGAAAACCCATGTTGTACAGCTTCCAGACGTCGCTGCCACGCCTGCCGGTCCCAGCCGTCAAGGACACCGTGAGCAGG TATCTGGAGTCCGTGAAGCCTCTGATGAAGGATTCCGACTTCAAACGGATGACGGTTCTGGCAGAAGAATTTGCGGTCACCCTTGGGCCCAAACTGCAGTGGTACCTGAAGTTAAAATCCTGGTGGGCCACTAACTAC GTGAGCGACTGGTGGGAGGAGTACATCTACCTGCGAGGACGGGGGCCGCTGATGGTGAACAGCAACTACTATGCCATG GACTTGCTGTACATCCTGCCGACCCAGATCCAGGCCGCGAGAGCGGGCAACGCCATCCACGCCATCCTGCTCTACAGACGACGCCTGGACCGGGAGGAGATCAAGCCG ATCCTTCTGTTGGGATCCACGGTTCCGCTCTGCTCCGCTCAGTGGGAGCGAATGTTTAACACATCGCGGATCCCAGGCGAGGAGACGG ACACCATCCAGCACGTCCGGGACAGCAAGCACATCGTGGTGTTCCACAAAGGGCGCTACTTCAAGGTCTGGCTGTACCACGACGGCAGGCTGCTGAAGCCCCGGGAGATCGAGCAGCAGATGCAGCGCATTTTGGAcgacccctctgagcctcagccgGGGGAGGCCAAGCTGGCGGCCCTCACGGCTGGAGAAAG AGTACCCTGGGCCAAGTGTCGCCAGGCCTATTTTGGACGTGGGAAAAACAAACAGTCCCTCGATGCCGTGGAAAAGGCAGCGTTCTTCGTGACGCTCGACGAAAGCGAGCAGGGGTACAGGAAGGAAGACCCGGACGCGTCCATGGACAGCTACGCCAAGTCTCTCCTCCATGGCAAGTGCTCCGACAG GTGGTTCGATAAGTCTTTCACGTTCATTGTCTACAAGAACGGGAAGATGGGCATGAACGCCGAGCACTCCTGGGCCGATGCGCCCATTGTCGCGCACCTGTGGGAG TATGTCCTGGCCACGGACTGCTTTCAGCTGGGCTACGCAGAGGACGGGCACTGCAAGGGCGACACCAACCCGAACATTCCGTACCCCACCCGGCTGCAGTGGGACATCCCGGAGGAG TGTCAAGAGGTGATTGAGACTTCCCTGAACAGCGCCAGCATTCTGGCAAACGACGTGGATTTCCACTCGTTCCCGTTCCACACCTTTGGTAAAGGGTTGATCAAGAAATGCAAGACCAGCCCGGACGCCTTCGTCCAGCTCGCGCTGCAGCTGGCTCATTACAAG GACATGGGCAAATTCTGCCTCACATACGAGGCCTCCATGACCCGGCTCTTCCGAGAGGGGAGGACAGAGACCGTGCGTTCCTGTACCATGGAGTCATGCAACTTCGTGCTCGCCATGGTGGACCCCACCCAGACG GTTGAGCAGAGGCTCAAGTTGTTCAAGATCGCCTCCGAGAAGCACCAGCATCTGTACCGCCTGGCAATGACTGGCTCCGGGATCGACCGCCACCTCTTCTGTCTTTACGTGGTGTCCAAATACCTGGCCGTGGAGTCCCCTTTCCTGAAGGAG GTCTTATCTGAGCCGTGGAGGTTATCGACCAGCCAGACTCCGCAGCAGCAGGTGGAGCTGTTTGATTTGGAGAAGAACCCGGAGTACGTGTCCAGCGGAGGGGGCTTCGGGCCG GTCGCTGACGATGGTTATGGCGTGTCCTACATCCTCGTGGGAGAGAACCTCATCAATTTCCACATATCTTCCAAGTTCTCCAGCCCCGAGACC GACTCGCATCGCTTTGGGAAGCACCTGAGACGGGCGATGACGGACATCATCGGTTTGTTTGGGTTGGGCGCCAACTCCAAAAAGTAA